The Rattus rattus isolate New Zealand chromosome X, Rrattus_CSIRO_v1, whole genome shotgun sequence genome has a window encoding:
- the LOC116889042 gene encoding high mobility group protein B4-like, with amino-acid sequence MGKDSIVRPKVNVSPYVHFMMDFRNQMREQQPNTEYDFTEFSRQCSEKWKTISKKEKKKYEARAKRDKDRYQREMRNYTGPRRERRRRDVNAPRKPPSSFLLFSQDHFDEIKEQHPNW; translated from the coding sequence ATGGGGAAAGACAGCATAGTAAGACCGAAAGTGAACGTCTCTCCATATGTCCATTTTATGATGGACTTCAGAAATCAAATGAGGGAACAACAGCCAAACACCGAGTATGACTTTACGGAATTTTCTAGACAATGTTCTGAAAAATGGAAGACCATCtcgaagaaggaaaaaaagaagtatgaagCCCGGGCCAAGCGCGACAAAGATCGGTACCAACGTGAAATGAGAAACTACACCGGCccgagaagggagagaagaaggagggatgtGAATGCACCGCGGAAGCCCCCATCCTCgttcctgctcttctcccaggaCCATTTTGACGAGATAAAAGAACAACACCCGAACTGG